TCTCAAACAGTCCCTGCTGTGCTCTCTGCTGGAAAAATGCAAGCTGTAATGGTGCTGAGAGGCATCTTAGCATCTGAGAGAAAATTTGAGTGTGGAGGTTTCCCACAAATGAAGTCTGTTAAAGCTTAATGAACATATGATTACGGTAGAGTCCCACTGCTGCATGGGTGTTTTCGTTCTCATGGGACTTCAGTATTCGCtgcctatttttaaaacactgttttcctTGATAATGCAGTGCTTGTTGCAGAAGCCTCTTGTTGCAGCTTCTTGAGGTGAtaagtttttaattaattgcACGGACATTTCATGAGAGATACATATTACAAGGTGTAAAGAGTATGGTTGATTCTCTGAAGCtagttaaagaagaaataggTATGTAGAAACAGGCACTAGGTACTTCCTGGAGGGCTTTTCTCATAGTTCAGATGGCCTAACGCTGTGAACACTTCACAGTGCAGAAAAGTGAAAAGGAGGTAGTGGGCCAAAACAGCGTGAAGAGAGAGGGCTTTTCTTAAGAGCTTCAACAAAAAAAGCTTTGGGAGATTCAGGActcctccttgccctccagAATGACACTTCTTTGTAGAAGCTGGATGTCCTTCATCCTTATCTAGGTGTTTAAATATCTGGTCTCACATCATGAACTATTCAGTGTGTTCAAAGGTATGACCATTCCCTGATGAGATTAGGAACTTTTTGTCTTGGCTTTTATTCACAgccctttttaatttttttaagggaGTGCTGTGTCCAACTGGATGTGAACTGCAAACTACActgataaaacaggaaaaaagtgtgAAACCAATTGTTCGTGATCTGAAGGACAAAGTGGGCAAACTGTCTGAAACATCTACGACTTTCTATGAATATGTGACTGTTCTAGATGATAAATTGGCAAGGacacaaaaacaaagaaaaggtatGTTATTTCTATGGAATTATTAGTGTAAACGGTATTGCAATTCCATTGGCACTGCTACTATTACTTCTTAATGGGGCTTCTTAGAAAATATACAGTGAAATATCTAGCAAAATAGGATTCCATGACTGTGTCCTCTTAAATCTTAAGAAAAATTCCTTTGAGCGAGATAAAAGAGTGGGTCTCACACTAAGGCAAGATATGATGCCCGTAAACACAAATGTCATGTGTTTCCCCCTTACTTGCTTTCCGATGTCTGTCCACGCCCCTTATGTCCAGGTCCTGGCTTGGCACCACACGGAAAAAagctaatttaatttatttggcAGGATAGAGCACCACTGATAAATCTAGCAAAGAAATAGCTAGCAAAGAATAATACACATGTACCACTTACCTGAGAATTTCTACATAGGTTTTGTACCTTGtggaaaagtaataaaaagaaatgcatatcCTTCTTCTGCTCTAAGGAAAAATGTGGCTTCTCAAATTGTGCTTACAGATTGCCCTTCATTATTTCATAACTGGAAAACATGTTGAAAACTAACCTGCTTTtcatgtctttgcttttctagaCAATGATGATATACTTTCTCAGTACAATTCAGAAGTGGAATTGCATTATAGTTATATAAAGGATAATCTGGACAATAACATCCCATCTAGCCTCAGGGTCCTCCGTGCAGTTGTGGATTCTTTGCACAAAAAGATACAAAAACTGGAAAATGCCATTGCAACCCAGACGGACTACTGCCGTTCCCCATGTGTGGTTTCCTGTAACATTCCAGTGGTTTCAGGCAAAGGTAGTGATTTAACTATAACAACATCTCTTCTCCCATTTATATCCCTGTGCAAATGGATAGATGCATCATTTGATTGGTGTGAATGTTCATCTGAAGCCTGTGTCATTGATTAGAATAGCAGAAAAGATCGAAGGTGatcttaaatgaaaaaaatcctttatggTTGCCTGTACTGGTCAGACCAGAGATCCTCTTACCCAATATTAGTCTTCAGTAGTGGCCAgtagcattttaaagaaataggtGCTGCAGCGTCTTTATAAGGTGGAGGTGATACATTTGTCACTGTAAGAGTTGTAcccctggttttttttcagtcaagaaaggtttttatttcacaagcttgtctaattaaaaaaaaatattgaaacgTATATATATTCTCCATCACCCAGAAGTTTTAGAAATTCCTATTTGGAAAAGGAGAACAGTACAGGTGCACTGTTATTTCCACTccaccccaccaccccccccccagcttcTTTCACACGATgtatcacagaaataaaaataaaagtaaaattagaTATGTCTTTAAAATTATTCCACTATAGTCAGCAAACCAAGGGGTAAGATGATTGCTGAAGAAGTTCAGAGCTCTTTCAgactctttgtttttttcttgcagaatgTGAGGATATTATCAGAAAGGGAGGTGAAATATCTGAAATGTACCTCATCCAGCCAGATCCTTTCGTGAAACCATACAGAGTATACTGTGACATGGAAACAGATAATGGAGGTTAGTGTGAAATAACtatgatgttaaaatattaattaacatGGATACTACAAAAGAATCGTAATAGCAATTTGCATTTTATGCAAACTAATATGGAGTTATATCTTCTGTGATTACCTGGGAATAAAGTAGTTAATTCAGAAAAGTATTGCTGATCACCTTCAGATGCACAGTAGGAGAATTCTataatgaaaatggaaataaactgTTGGGATGGGTCTGGTAGAGAAAAACGTACCTTACTATGGTGAGAATGGACAATGTATGATTGGGCAGTCAAGGAGGGTTCATTTCTTACTATGCTACTACACATTAGACCAGGACAGTCCTTCAAGTTCTGCTTTTTCCACCTTTTGTTATGAAGCAAGGTGCTACTTAAGCATGAGTAAAACCGGCAAGGCTGAGCTCCTAAGCAGTGAAAACTCAGACCTGCTTCAAGGAAGCCATAAGCTCCTTAGAAGCTTAGAAATGTATCTCAACATTTTGTACTCCTTTCTCAATGGCAATTTGACCTAAATGCTGTTAATCCTGCAGGCTGGACTTTGATTCAGAATCGCCAGGATGGCAGTGTTAACTTTGGAAGAGTGTGGGATCAATATAAAAAAGGATTTGGAAATGTTGCAAAGAGCGGAGGGAAGAACTACTGTGATACACCAGGTAAAATGCTGAGTATGAAAGATTAAGAACTCTTCTTACTGAAACTGTTTTCTCGTATTTTTTGAAGCTcttaggttttttttagaattaaCTAGTCCACTTTGTCAGACCTATAGCAAATTGTAAAGTTGCCATGAAATACATTGGGCAGTGTATTTCAAAGAGCTCTCACTTGTTTCTCAGGTGAATATTGGCTTGGAAATGACAGGATCAGCCAGCTTACCAAAATAGGGCCAACTGAAGTTTTAATTGAAATGGAAGACTGGAATGGTGATAAAGTATCAGCCCATTATGGAGGTTTCACCATACAGAATGAAGGAAACAAGTATCAGCTCTCAGTTAGTAACTACAAAGGCAATGCAGGCAACGCGCTAATGGAAGGAGCTTCACAGCTGCatggagaaaacaggacaaTGACAATTCACAATGGCATGTTATTCAGTACTTATGACAGAGACAATGATGGATGGTATGTACTTGCGTTATACATTTAAAGTAGAGCTGAATATAGACTCTAATTTGCTACATTGTGTCTAGTTTGCTACACTATGATGACATATTTATGAATAAACTAATTGTTTAGATCGGGACGAGGTGCAATTTTCATTGGTTTGTATCTTTAAATTGCATTGATATTGCAATTATCATTATGAACTGCAAGAAACTGTAGTTATCAATTGGTAAACGAAAAGTGACACTCCCAAAGAGATGCAGCTAAAATTTGACTTGTTTTTCTTAGCTGCTTCACCTTCTAAGTGTGTAGCACACGCTTGTGATGGTCAGTCTTTTACAGAAAGTTCAGAGaggatttaaaatgtttattatgtTATGGAGTTTTCATACAGAGGTAAGTGTATGTACTCTGTTCATCTGTTGGTTTACGGTTCATCTGTCACTTAacactttcttttccctcatcaGGTTAACTGCAGATCCCAGAAAACAGTGCTCCAAAGAAGATGGTGGTGGATGGTGGTACAATCGCTGCCACTCAGCCAACCCCAATGGCAGATACTATTGGGGAGGAGCCTACAGCTGGGATATGGCAAAACATGGTACAGATGATGGTGTTGTATGGATGAACTGGAAAGGCTCATGGTATTCAATGAAGAAGATGAGCATGAAAATCAGGCCGTACTTTCCACATTAACCATTATAAAAGTGTATAGAATCAGGGCTTTTCTTTTGATGTTTGTACATGGTTATCTTTTTAGGCATGGTATTCAGGCTTGTCTCTATATATGAGAAACGAATATGTATGTATGAGCGTATTGTGACCAGAAGTGAAAAACCGTGTCAACTGTAAGTCAAAACTCTGACTGGTGAAAATAACtcacaaatgtattttgttccatttttcatttgttcactAGACAGAAGTAACTTATATAGAATAACACTGGTAAAAAAGTACCCAAACCCAAACTTGTTTCATTCTTTTACAAAGATCTTCCATACCACCTTTGAAGAGGGagaggaatattttaaaatgttttctaaaaattaaataaagccTTAAAACTCAAGTTTTATTCACATGATTCCTAAGTATTTATGCAATATCCAGGGCAAAACAAGTACATTCCATCAAATAAGAGATGGTAGTTCTCTTTTCTATCATAAAGGTACAGTAACTACCTGCATAACAAATTGAGAAGGAATAAAGTAAAAAGATGGTATCTGACAAATAGGCAGATCACCAGTCATTTAGTTCAAATCCATGTGCCCTTTCCTGGGACCTAGCTCACATACTGTGGCTCATAATATCCATTTCACCATACCATATCCTTTTATCATAGAATATAATACAGTATTAGAAGACCTGGCTGGTATGTCTTTCACACAATCACAGTGGTGGGACTAGTGCAATTAGTGACTCCAGTCATAGGGTAGACTGAAGTTGGGTATTTCATTGAAGCTAGTGGTCTAGGCCCCCTCTGCAGCCAGGAACAGAGGTTGTCCCAGAGACAGGACTTCCCAGCCTTGGTAGGCAGGATCAATTATCAACCAAGGGGACTTCTACAGAGGAGGGGACCCAGATCACCACTGGCAGGTGGATTCCTGTGTCTTGTATTGATAGTTTAATCTCTCATGAAACCTCTCGTGTTGCTTTAACCTGTGGGGCCCAGGAGGAAATATCATGGCAGTGTCTCACTATGTGAGCACAGATGTTCAGCATCCCCCCTATCCACTGAGGCCAAAACCACAAGGTGtaaagcagaaacattttttctaaaaGCACAGACACTTCTCCACACATGCCTTCAGCTCTTCAGCAAATTCTCCAAGAATGTTAGACAGTGACTGTGTTTgagaagcactgaaaaaaattccaagtcAGCTGCTTTGCCAATATTTGATGATATTGTTAAATGATAGGAAACGTGCTGGCCAGTGAGATTGGAGGGAAAGAAGTTTGTTCATACTTGTTTTTCAGTAGAAGCACAGAAAGATTAAACAGAGTAAATACTTGTGTAATTTTATGTCATAAGGTACAAAGGTAAAGAGACCACGTCCTTGTGTAACCGATGTAACTGTTTTCCCATGCAGCcagatttttctaaaaaaaatccttactaTTCACTGTCAGCAAATTGCTGATTTAAGCCTTTTATATGTAGAAGAATCCTTGCTTTACACATGTGCTGAGAAACATTCTAAACCAAGGAAACATACACTATAGCTATGCAGGTGCTCCTTGCCTTGTTTGTACTGGTTACAGTCATGACCTTTTAGTGGTCGCTAGAAAATAACAGCCTGTTTGGGCACTTGTATTTTAATGAGCTTTCATTAACTATCTTATTTTGAAGCTCCAGTGTGCATGTTAAACTACCTAAAATTTGTAAATGGTATGGCAAGTCTATTTCTATATTTATGAAATCAAAGCTAAGGGAAACTTAAAAGTCGGTCCTAAAATGCATGTATCGTTTAGCAAAGTGCACTTCATGTTAGGTGTGTAGGAAAACGGAGAACCCAAGCCACCCGTGACTTTGCCTCAAAACTGACTCCCACTGCTGTTGCACTCCccttgaaatggaaataagagGAGACTGCTCAGAAGTGTGACTGTCAAACTTGGTTAGACTTTAATTGAGGCAGGAGTTCATGGTAAATGTAGTTCTGAattgttttgcttctttaactcttttaaacaaagcagataattaaaattataaatatgttTATCTCCAGTCAAGGTCTGAGCTGCCAAAGACATAGACATAGACAATGACATAGTCAAAGATGTAGACAAAGTTTATATAGAAAGggttttaaaatcaatatttccTTGAAAAGGTTTGTCAGTTATaaataagatggaaaaactATTTTGCTAATAATTaatcagtgtttattttttaagccaCAGATGTGTTCAGTTGCCTTCAAATTCACAGGGTAAAGGTACATAATGCACACAcgtatataaaaaaatctttcctactTAGTCTTAACAGGTATATTAAAAGCCTGTCTTTCTACAGGGTTTCTATGGGCCTGATTTTCATTCTCACAATTTTGAGGGAATAGTCAG
The window above is part of the Phaenicophaeus curvirostris isolate KB17595 chromosome 4, BPBGC_Pcur_1.0, whole genome shotgun sequence genome. Proteins encoded here:
- the FGB gene encoding fibrinogen beta chain, yielding MTCPCQSCWWEKVTELLKQFSTMKLLLLFLFCISSVKPQGSTDYDGEEDAPPLDPRGHRPVDKRREAVPTLRPVAPPISGIGYQRRPPKPVKPSDKKELITYTDAGGCKHAMEELGVLCPTGCELQTTLIKQEKSVKPIVRDLKDKVGKLSETSTTFYEYVTVLDDKLARTQKQRKDNDDILSQYNSEVELHYSYIKDNLDNNIPSSLRVLRAVVDSLHKKIQKLENAIATQTDYCRSPCVVSCNIPVVSGKECEDIIRKGGEISEMYLIQPDPFVKPYRVYCDMETDNGGWTLIQNRQDGSVNFGRVWDQYKKGFGNVAKSGGKNYCDTPGEYWLGNDRISQLTKIGPTEVLIEMEDWNGDKVSAHYGGFTIQNEGNKYQLSVSNYKGNAGNALMEGASQLHGENRTMTIHNGMLFSTYDRDNDGWLTADPRKQCSKEDGGGWWYNRCHSANPNGRYYWGGAYSWDMAKHGTDDGVVWMNWKGSWYSMKKMSMKIRPYFPH